The genomic window CCACGCCGCGATCGAGGTCGCCGTGGCGAGGGCCCGCGAGATCCAGTCCCTGCAGGAGAACGTGGACCACCTGAAGATGACGTTGCGCGAGCGTAAGCTCATCGAACGCGCAAAGGGGATCCTCATGTCCCGCCGGCATCTCAGCGAGAACGAGGCCTTCCGGCTGCTGCAGCGACAGAGCCAGGACCGCCGGATCCCGATGGCGAAGCTCGCCGAGTCGATCATCCAGACCGACGAGCTCCTCGAGGCCCCCCAGGGCGGCGCCGGCGTGGCCTCCCCCCCGCCCCCGCGGCCCGTCCGTCGCCCGGCGTCCGACTTCCCGGACGACGAATAAGATTTGACATCCGCGATCTCGGCCGGGTAGTCTGACTTTTGCTGTGTTCCGGTGGGCCGCAGAAGCAGCGACGGACCTGCTGCGGCCCGCCCGAATACAGTGGCGTATGTCGTCGCCGACTGGGAACAAGGATGGATCGAGGGCGGGCAGGAGCCGGCCCCGGACCCAAATTGTCGGCTCAGGAGCCGCCGCACCATCCCTTCCCAGTTCGCCCCGGCATCCCGAGTGAGTCCCAAATTTGATCGGATGATCCAACTGGGAGCCTCGCATGCCACTGCGTCCTGTGACTGCCGACGCCACCCGCGTCGTGGGCTGGGGGCCGATGGAAGTTGCCCGCTACATCGAAGGTCACGTGAACCGGGTCGCGAACGGTCGGATTCGCGACCTCCACGTCGACTATTCGGAGGATCGCATCGTCCTCCAGGGGCGCTCCCGGACCTACCACGTCAAGCAACTCGCCCATCAGGCCGTCCTCGACCTCACGGACGGCCATCCGCTCCTTGCCAACCAAATCGTCGTCTCGTGATCGGGAGCCGGGCCGAGTATCCTCCCCGTCAGGGATGGCGATCGGACGGTCGGGCCGTGTAGCGACCCATCCCGGCGTCTCTCCTCCAAGGGAACGATGAACCCCCTCATGGACGTGCACCGAGAAGCCAGGCAAGGCGCCCCGTCGAAGGCCACCGCCGCATCCGTTGCGAT from Aquisphaera giovannonii includes these protein-coding regions:
- a CDS encoding ANTAR domain-containing response regulator; amino-acid sequence: MPRSYRFVIADDEKSVAAGLQDQLEALGYDVVAVVNDGQRAVEMCRRALPDAVFMDIEMPGMDGLAAARQIAEDPGTPVIIITAHGHPNLIDQAVEDGVVSYLLKPMTNQGLHAAIEVAVARAREIQSLQENVDHLKMTLRERKLIERAKGILMSRRHLSENEAFRLLQRQSQDRRIPMAKLAESIIQTDELLEAPQGGAGVASPPPPRPVRRPASDFPDDE